A genomic region of Papaver somniferum cultivar HN1 chromosome 7, ASM357369v1, whole genome shotgun sequence contains the following coding sequences:
- the LOC113295575 gene encoding glutamic acid-rich protein-like — protein MVISSSDHSSSSSKEDSKTPRPEIKISTSEARAKIDRSLKDAKEIINGTPLDFMKVVCDGFLKREAKDEKLATYQQKRRRLQRKRLEVEDEIRSRADGVASDSDAKVESVWEPIEREVKPYPPGMRAERLAKADFRAECEEDEHLDAMYADPEDQLKGVLNEDSDDDSEEELEEDYTDDDREDDDGYDEPDDYSCLQPSRVVDHSFFVEADTTIFFFFEQLDSIDIAS, from the coding sequence ATGGTGATTTCCAGTAGCGACCATTCTTCTAGCTCTTCTAAGGAAGATTCCAAGACTCCCAGGCCAGAGATAAAAATTTCTACATCGGAGGCGCGTGCCAAAATAGATCGGTCACTGAAAGATGCTAAGGAGATAATAAATGGTACGCCTCTCGATTTTATGAAGGTTGTTTGTGATGGATTTTTAAAGAGAGAAGCCAAGGATGAGAAGCTGGCAACTTATCAACAAAAACGGCGTCGACTTCAGCGGAAAAGGTTAGAAGTTGAGGATGAAATTCGGTCTCGTGCTGATGGTGTAGCCTCTGATTCAGACGCGAAAGTTGAATCTGTCTGGGAACCTATTGAACGCGAGGTTAAGCCATATCCACCTGGTATGAGAGCTGAGCGATTGGCTAAAGCAGATTTCCGAGCtgaatgtgaagaagatgaacacTTAGACGCAATGTATGCTGATCCTGAAGACCAATTGAAAGGAGTCCTCAACGAAGATTCTGATGATGATTCCGAGGAAGAGCTTGAAGAAGATTATACGGATGATGATCGCGAAGACGATGATGGATACGATGAACCTGATGATTATTCTTGTTTGCAACCTTCCAGAGTAGTTGATCATTCATTTTTCGTTGAAGCAGATACtaccattttctttttttttgagcaGCTTGACAGCATAGATATTGCATCATGA